The nucleotide window TTTAATTTGTGCCTCTACTTCTTCTTTACCATAATTAAGATAGTTTACACCTTTAGTGCCTAACCATGATGCAGTGAAATCTTGTAACCAAGGACGTGAAACTGGTGGGTTGTCCAATTCATCCAATAATTCATTTTCAGTTTTACTATATTTTTCAATTAGTTCATAGGGATACAGGTCTGGTGCATCGATACCAAAAGATCCTGGTCCCCAATGACTTGGATAAATCATAGATGATATAACATCTACATGTTCACTAATTTTGTAAAAGTTTTGCCCGATACCTCGAGATTCAGGAACAGTAGCAGTATACCCAAAAATGTCAACTGATACATCAACATCATAATCTTTTAATCGATCATTTGCATATTCAACAAAATCTGTCACTGCCATTACTCGAGCAAGACCGTAATTATATTCCGGAGGAGAAAGTTCTTCCCAATCATCTTCCTTAGGTTCTTTATCCTTATTTTCCTTATCTAATTCATCTTCTATATCTTCTTTGTCTATGTTATTATTTGTGAATTCAGGTTTTTCACCATCTGTTTCGTCAAGCATTTCTTCCCACTCTTCTTCAATTCTAGGTGTTAGCTCTTCTTCTGTATAGTTTCCAAAAGAATAGTCTAATTTTTCATCTCTACTACCAAAACCATCTGGAAATCTCACATAATCAAATTGGATTTCTTGAAAACCCATTTCAGCTGCAAGTTCAGCAATATCTAAATTATATTCCCAAACTTCTTCCATGAAAGGATTTGTAAATGCCTCACCACTATTGTTTTTCCAAACAGAACCATTATAATTTTTAAATCCAAATTCAGGGTGTTCTTCTGGTAGAACACTATCTTTAAAGACTACTATTCGAGCAATAGGATAAATTTCATTTTCATAAAGTACTTCCATCATTTCTTCAGGGTCACTTATATAGTTTTTGCTAATATCATCAAATTCAGTTCCATCAAGTTTAAATGTAACATTACCATGGTCATTTTTTATATCAATAACCATTGCATTAAGATCTGTTTCATTAACTAGATCAACAAGGTCATCAAACCTAGAACCACCTGCAGAATTTCCTGTGAGATATATTCCTCGTACAGCATCTGGGTAAGTAAAATCTAGTACGTCTTCCTTTTCCTCTTCTTTAGATTCTTCCCCTTCTTCCTTATTGTCCTTGTCAGAATCTTTTTCTTCTTTATTTTTAGATTCTGTCACTTCTTCTGGGTCTGGACTACTTATAGTTTGTAGTGCAGTACAAGCAGACAATAATACAATTGTGACTAATAGTAGAACAAGTAAACTTTTTTTCACTTCGCAACACCTCTTTATTAATGGATAGGCCTAGTTTTTCGGCGGTTATATACAATGTTCTACAAAAAAGTCAAAATTCCTGTAGCTATTATAAATTACTAGTATAATGCTTTACCGTTTAGATAATCGCATTTATCACCTTGTTCTACATCCCGATTTACAAGTTTTTGGTCAATCTTTTCTTTAACGTGCCACCAACTTCGATCCCAATTGTTGAAAAGTACTTTATCTTTAGGGCCTTTTCCAATTAATCTTTGAACTACGATATCGTATGACAAGTATCTTAAAAATGTGACAACTCGCTCAACGTACTCTTCAAGTGAAATTATAGAGAATTCATTTTGTTTATACATTTCAGCTAACCTAGTCCCTTCTACAACATATAGCGAATGTAATTTGATCTGGTCTACTTGTAATGCACTCATTAATTTAGAACATTCGATTATATCTTCCATATCATCCCATGGTAAGTTGAGTATAATATGGATACAAGTACTAAAGTTTCGTTTTTTTATACGCATTAAAGCATCAATAAATTCTGCAAGTGTATGACCCCTATTAATCTTTTCTAATGTACGATAATTTACAGTTTGTAGACCTAATTCGATATCAATATTAACATTATATTTATAACTAATCTCTTCTAAAACATCTAGATATTTATCATTTATACAATCTGGTCTAGTTGATATTGAAACTCCGACAATATCTTGTTCACAGGCTGCCGTTTCAATAAAAGATTGAAGTTTTTCAATAGGCCAGTAGGTATTCGAAAATGCTTGGAAATAAACTATAAACTTTTTTGCCTTAAACCTTTCACTAAAAAACTTTTTGTTTTTTTGTAATTGTTCCTCAATAGCCATAGAGTTAGGGAAACATTCAAAACCTGATCCGTCTTCATCACAAAAGATACAACCCTCTTCTCCAAGCTTACCATCACGATTAGGACAAGTTCCTGGTAAATTAATAGGTATTTTATAAACCTTTTCTCCATATTTATTTTTTAAGTACTCTGAATATGTCCGATATCTTGGTACAACTTGATTAGGATCTGTCATCTGTAGTCCCTCCAGAATAAGATATTTAATAAATGCTCTAAGCTTTCAATATTAGTTATATAATTAACTTCTTTGTTAGTTAGATCATTTTCATTACACCTATATCCTATAAAGGATATTCCACCACTTTGAGCAGCTTTGCCATCTATCCAAGAATCACCAATCATAACCCACTTATCGTAAGATAGTTCTGGGTATTGTTCTAAAACATAAATAACACCACAAGGTGATGGTTTTAGTTTTTCCATTTCAGCTCTACCAACTACTAAATCAAAAAAATCAGCTAATTGGAATTTCTCAAGGGCTTTTTTTGCTGCTCTAGTTGAGTTATTAGTCAACACTGTTAATGTGTAATCTTTAGTTAACTCTTCTAAAACCTGTTTCGCACCTGGTTCAAGTTCTGCTTTTGACATACCCTCTGCCTCTATACTTGTGATTATTTGCCATAACCTTTCTTCTTGTTGGTCTGTAGTTGAGTTAGCCTGTTCAATTAAAGTTGAAACTGTATGATAACTCAGTTCAATATCAGACGAGATTAATTGATTATCTAAAAAAAAGTTAAATACTTCTCTTTTCATTTTTCCAAAATCAATTTTAGAATTAATCAAAGTATTATCTAAATCAAAAATAATACCTTGATATGTCTGTTGTATATCAGAATACCTCATACCTATCTTTCCTTTCCCTATCATAGCTTCTATTACAGGAAGATTCTCTGGAGGGCACCCAGGAACATAGTTCCCTAATTCTTCATGTTTAGCTAAACATGAACCTATCAAAACATCACTATCCACTATATCCTGATCGTAACCTTTAGGTATAGGACCTGCATAGATTTGGGTTCCCTTTAAATAATCACTAAATCCTTCTGTATGGATATCATCTAAACAACTTAATACAGTATTTTTACAGCCAGTACAGACATTTTCATTAAATACTAATTTAAAGTCGTCATTTATAAGTTTATCACCGAAATCTTTAACTCTAGTAAAAGAACGTTTAATATTAGATATATCTTTTACATTACCAGCTATTTGAATGTCTTCATTATTAAGCTTTCCGAGACCTCTTTTATTTGCTTCATTTTCAATAAGTAGTTCATCTTTAGAAAGTCCCATTATTTCAGATGCTACAGAATCTACTGATACTAAATCTTTCCCAGCTAAAATCATCCCCATATTAACTGACTCACCATAAACTGGTCCTAACCCTTCAAGAGCATAGGTGGCATCAATCACAGAGAAAATCGGTTTAATACTACTCAAAAGGTCATTCACAGCATGAACCAAACCGTACTCATTATGAAAAGCTTTTTTAGTCTTATCAGGTATTAAACCTTTTAGGTTTTTAATACCTAGACTAACTTCTAACTGATCATGGGTTTTCATAACAGGAACTGTAATTATACTATCAACTTCTTTAACGATCCGATAGACTGATAACTGTTTCAAAGCCTTTCCGAAAGGAACAGGAATATTTACTACAGGTTCTGTTTTAAGGTCACGTAC belongs to Natranaerobius trueperi and includes:
- a CDS encoding HAD-IA family hydrolase codes for the protein MNNKVSIIKLPSNYQDSDIIDGVRQAIKQANGLIEQIKPETKVLITPNLVAVPPEDIKGAITSPVVTRAVADYITELGATPIIGDSSAVGVNTEDVISVSGYDKLRKLGYEVRDLKTEPVVNIPVPFGKALKQLSVYRIVKEVDSIITVPVMKTHDQLEVSLGIKNLKGLIPDKTKKAFHNEYGLVHAVNDLLSSIKPIFSVIDATYALEGLGPVYGESVNMGMILAGKDLVSVDSVASEIMGLSKDELLIENEANKRGLGKLNNEDIQIAGNVKDISNIKRSFTRVKDFGDKLINDDFKLVFNENVCTGCKNTVLSCLDDIHTEGFSDYLKGTQIYAGPIPKGYDQDIVDSDVLIGSCLAKHEELGNYVPGCPPENLPVIEAMIGKGKIGMRYSDIQQTYQGIIFDLDNTLINSKIDFGKMKREVFNFFLDNQLISSDIELSYHTVSTLIEQANSTTDQQEERLWQIITSIEAEGMSKAELEPGAKQVLEELTKDYTLTVLTNNSTRAAKKALEKFQLADFFDLVVGRAEMEKLKPSPCGVIYVLEQYPELSYDKWVMIGDSWIDGKAAQSGGISFIGYRCNENDLTNKEVNYITNIESLEHLLNILFWRDYR
- a CDS encoding putative glycoside hydrolase, with translation MKKSLLVLLLVTIVLLSACTALQTISSPDPEEVTESKNKEEKDSDKDNKEEGEESKEEEKEDVLDFTYPDAVRGIYLTGNSAGGSRFDDLVDLVNETDLNAMVIDIKNDHGNVTFKLDGTEFDDISKNYISDPEEMMEVLYENEIYPIARIVVFKDSVLPEEHPEFGFKNYNGSVWKNNSGEAFTNPFMEEVWEYNLDIAELAAEMGFQEIQFDYVRFPDGFGSRDEKLDYSFGNYTEEELTPRIEEEWEEMLDETDGEKPEFTNNNIDKEDIEDELDKENKDKEPKEDDWEELSPPEYNYGLARVMAVTDFVEYANDRLKDYDVDVSVDIFGYTATVPESRGIGQNFYKISEHVDVISSMIYPSHWGPGSFGIDAPDLYPYELIEKYSKTENELLDELDNPPVSRPWLQDFTASWLGTKGVNYLNYGKEEVEAQIKALHENGIDEYLLWDPSNRYTRGVDFLPLED
- a CDS encoding TIGR01212 family radical SAM protein (This family includes YhcC from E. coli K-12, an uncharacterized radical SAM protein.), encoding MTDPNQVVPRYRTYSEYLKNKYGEKVYKIPINLPGTCPNRDGKLGEEGCIFCDEDGSGFECFPNSMAIEEQLQKNKKFFSERFKAKKFIVYFQAFSNTYWPIEKLQSFIETAACEQDIVGVSISTRPDCINDKYLDVLEEISYKYNVNIDIELGLQTVNYRTLEKINRGHTLAEFIDALMRIKKRNFSTCIHIILNLPWDDMEDIIECSKLMSALQVDQIKLHSLYVVEGTRLAEMYKQNEFSIISLEEYVERVVTFLRYLSYDIVVQRLIGKGPKDKVLFNNWDRSWWHVKEKIDQKLVNRDVEQGDKCDYLNGKALY